A single region of the Salvia miltiorrhiza cultivar Shanhuang (shh) chromosome 8, IMPLAD_Smil_shh, whole genome shotgun sequence genome encodes:
- the LOC131001352 gene encoding probable glucan 1,3-beta-glucosidase A, which produces MDYKLLILSMACFCMLSSSNGRRAHLQNGLPVRAVNLGGWLVTEGWMKPSLFDAIPNKDLLDGSGMQLKSVTLGKYLCAETGGGTIIVANRSSASGWETFSLWRMNETTFNLRVFNRQFVGLDTAGNGVDVVAVADTPTVAQTFHVERNPDHLERVRIKAPNGFYLQVKSEVLLSADYAGNGGWGDDNPSVFLLSISGGLQGEYQITNGYGPLLAPRVMKEHWSTYIVEDDFKFIKNNGLNGVRIPVGWWIASDPNPPKPYVAGSLQALDNAFSWAEKYGLNVIIDLHAAPGSQNGWEHSSSRDGSQQWGNTDENIQQTIRVIEFLTARYANSRSLFAVELINEPLAPGVSLDSLSKYYRGGVEAVRRHSAAAYVVLSNRLGPHDPRELLGLANGFSKVAIDVHHYNLFSSIFDNLSVQQNIDYVDNNRTEQLSQITTPNGPLVFVGEWTAEWQVRDASKEDYQRYAAAQLRVFGQATFGWAYWALKNVNNHWSLEWMIKNGYIKL; this is translated from the exons ATGGACTACAAGTTACTCATCTTGTCCATGGCTTGCTTCTGCATGCTTTCTTCCTCCAACGGGAGGAGGGCACATCTCCAAAACGGTCTTCCCGTTCGAGCTGTTAATCTTGGTGGCTGGCTTGTTACAGAAGGCTGGATGAAACCCTCCCTTTTCGACGCCATCCCAAACAAAGATCTATTG GATGGAAGTGGCATGCAGTTGAAATCTGTGACTCTGGGAAAGTATTTGTGCGCCGAAACAGGGGGAGGAACAATTATAGTTGCAAACAGAAGCAGTGCTTCTGGATGGGAAACCTTCAGC TTATGGAGGATGAACGAGACGACTTTCAACTTGAGAGTTTTCAACAGACAATTTGTGGGATTAGACACGGCTGGAAATGGGGTTGATGTTGTGGCTGTTGCAGATACACCAACTGTAGCTCAAACATTTCACGTTGAGAGAAATCCTGATCATTTGGAGCGCGTACGAATCAAAGCCCCCAACGGCTTCTACCTTCAG GTGAAGAGTGAGGTATTATTAAGTGCAGATTATGCAGGAAATGGTGGATGGGGAGATGATAATCCATCAGTTTTCTTATTGTCAATAAGTGGAGGATTGCAAGGTGAATATCAGATCACTAATGGCTATGGTCCTCTCCTCGCCCCACGAGTTATGAAG GAACACTGGAGCACATATATAGTAGAAGAtgatttcaaattcataaaaaacAACGGATTGAACGGTGTGAGAATCCCAGTAGGTTGGTGGATTGCAAGCGACCCCAATCCCCCAAAACCTTACGTGGCCGGATCATTGCAAGCTCTAGACAATGCCTTCTCCTGGGCTGA AAAATACGGACTTAATGTGATCATTGATCTTCACGCTGCACCGGGCTCCCAGAACGGATGGGAGCACAGTTCCTCCAGAGACGGCTCCCAGCAATGGGGAAACACAGATGAAAACATCCAACAGACTATCCGTGTCATTGAATTTCTAACTGCAAG GTATGCAAATAGCCGGAGCCTATTCGCAGTGGAGCTGATCAACGAGCCGCTTGCGCCGGGAGTGTCTCTGGACAGTCTGAGCAAGTATTACAGAGGTGGTGTGGAAGCTGTGCGGCGGCATTCGGCGGCGGCCTACGTCGTACTCTCCAACAGATTAGGACCTCACGATCCAAGAGAACTCTTGGGTCTCGCAAACGGATTTAGCAAAGTGGCCATCGACGTGCATCACTACAATCTCTTCTCCTCTATATTCGACAACCTAAGTGTTCAACAGAACATCGATTATGTGGACAATAATCGGACGGAGCAGCTCAGCCAGATCACCACCCCTAACGGCCCCCTTGTTTTTGTTG GGGAATGGACGGCGGAGTGGCAAGTTAGGGATGCGAGCAAGGAGGATTACCAGAGATATGCGGCGGCGCAGCTGCGGGTGTTCGGACAGGCCACCTTTGGGTGGGCATATTGGGCTCTCAAGAATGTGAATAACCATTGGAGTTTGGAGTGGATGATTAAGAATGGGTATATTAAGCTTTGA
- the LOC131001367 gene encoding histone acetyltransferase HAC1-like, translating into MEDEQLETVERRPRNCHASDPPLARLRINLDAVAHAAQCESRSCKHLKCGMAKKMFRHVIVCRRGAGGCRSFDTTLRLLHAHTQACQQSNCNCRDLAERLMKRRQKHESSRMLRQQVERLAELQLHQPDAATTSSSIHSA; encoded by the exons ATGGAGGACGAGCAATTGGAAACGGTCGAACGACGACCTCGTAACTGTCACGCCAGCGACCCACCCTTGGCCagg TTGAGGATAAATCTTGATGCAGTGGCGCATGCTGCTCAGTGCGAATCGCGGAGTTGCAAGCATCTCAAGTGTGGCATGGCTAAGAAAATGTTTCGCCATGTCATCGTCTGCAGACGAGGCGCGGGTGGCTGCCGTTCCTTTGATACAACGTTGCGTCTTCTTCACGCCCATACTCAAGCATGCCAACAATCCAACTGCAATTGCAG GGACTTGGCGGAGCGCCTCATGAAGCGCCGGCAAAAGCATGAAAGCAGCAGAATGCTTCGTCAGCAGGTGGAACGCCTCGCAGAGCTTCAGCTGCACCAGCCAGATGCCGCCACTACTTCTTCATCAATTCACTCTGCTTAA